GATTACTGGGCCGAGTGGTGTGGTCCTTGCAAAATGATCGCCCCGGTCCTGGACGAAATTGCCGGCACCTATGCAGGCAAGCTGACCATTGCCAAGCTGAACATCGACGAGAACCAGGAAACCCCGGCCAAGCATGGCGTGCGTGGTATCCCTACGCTGATGCTGTTCAAGAACGGCGAAGTCGCAGCCACCAAAGTGGGTGCGTTGTCGAAGTCGCAGCTGGCTGCATTCCTCGACGCGAACATCTAAGCGTCGTCAAAAAAGCCCCGCAAATTGCGGGGCTTTTTCGTGAAACAGGGCTAGACGCTCCGAAACTCAGGTGGTACATTCGGCCCCGCACTGGTTTCTCCACTGCCCCCTGCAAGCCGTCGCCGACGCATTCCTTTTCGATTAGTACGCGATCCTGTCGCCTTCTCTGCGGCGCGGCCTCATTAAGCCAAAAGCTTAATTTCCCCCTCCATAAATGATTACGTCATTCCTATATGAATCTGACTGAACTCAAGCAAAAGCCGATTACCGACCTGCTCCAATTGGCCGAAGAAATGGGCATAGAAAATATGGCCCGTTCGCGCAAGCAGGACGTGATTTTCTCCCTGCTCAAAAAGCACGCGAAAAGCGGCGAGGAAATCTCCGGTGATGGCGTGCTGGAGATTCTCCAGGACGGCTTCGGCTTCCTCCGCTCTGCAGACGCTTCCTATCTCGCCGGCCCAGACGATATCTACGTCTCGCCGAGCCAGATCCGTCGCTTCAACTTGCGCACCGGTGACACCATCGTTGGCAAGATCCGCCCTCCGAAGGAAGGCGAGCGTTATTTCGCCCTGCTCAAGGTCGACACGATCAACTTCGATCGCCCGGAGAACGCGAAAAACAAGATTCTCTTCGAGAACTTGACGCCGCTGTTCCCGACCGTGCGCATGAAGATGGAAGCCGGTAACGGTTCCACCGAAGACTTGACCGGTCGTGTGATCGACCTGTGCGCACCTATCGGTAAAGGCCAACGTGGCCTGATCGTCGCACCGCCGAAAGCCGGTAAGACCATCATGCTGCAGAACATTGCAGCGAACATTGCGCGTAACAATCCTGAAGTTCACCTGATCGTGCTGCTGATCGATGAGCGTCCGGAAGAAGTAACCGAAATGCAGCGCACCGTGCGCGGCGAAGTGGTTGCCTCCACGTTCGATGAGCCGCCAACCCGCCACGTGCAGGTTGCCGAAATGGTGATCGAGAAGGCCAAGCGCCTGGTCGAACACAAAAAGGACGTGGTGATCCTGCTCGACTCCATCACCCGTCTGGCCCGTGCCTACAACACCGTGATCCCAAGCTCCGGCAAGGTACTCACCGGTGGTGTCGATGCCCACGCCCTGGAGAAACCGAAGCGTTTCTTCGGTGCTGCGCGGAACATCGAAGAAGGCGGCTCGCTGACCATCATCGCCACCGCGCTGGTTGAAACCGGCTCGAAGATGGATGAAGTGATCTACGAAGAGTTCAAGGGTACCGGCAACATGGAACTGCCCCTGGACCGTCGTATCGCGGAAAAACGCGTGTTCCCGGCGATCAACATCAACCGTTCCGGCACTCGCCGCGAAGAGTTGCTGACCGCCGACGACGAACTGCAGCGCATGTGGATTCTGCGCAAGCTGCTGCACCCGATGGACGAAGTTGCCGCCATCGAGTTCCTGATCGACAAGCTGAAAACCACCAAGACCAACGACGAGTTCTTCTTGTCGATGAAACGTAAGTAATACGACGTTTGCGGTCCGAAAGAATGGCGCCCTGCGGGGCGCCATTTTTTTTGCGCGCAATTTTTAACGACACCTGGCGCGCAATTGCGCCGCGATAAGGCTGCCAGCCGCGTTCAGAGCAGGTAGGATGTACGCCTATTTTACGGGTGGCATGGTTAATGAAATTCAAGGATCTTCGGGATTTCGTGCAGCAACTTGAGCAGCGCGGAGAGTTGAAACGTATCCAGATGCCGATTTCCCCGGTGCTGGAAATGACTGAGATTTGCGACCGTACCCTGCGCAACAAGGGCCCGGCGTTGCTGTTCGAGAAACCGACGGGCTTTGACATCCCGGTGCTCGGCAACCTGTTCGGCACCCCCGAGCGCGTAGCGTTTGGCATGGGCGCCGAGTCGGTCAGCGAGCTGCGCGAGATCGGCAAGCTGCTGGCCTTCCTCAAGGAGCCCGAGCCGCCCAAGGGCTTGAAGGATGCCTGGTCGAAGCTGCCGATCTTCCGCAAGATCATTGCCATGGCGCCCAAGGTGGTCAAGGACGCGGTGTGTCAGGAGGTGGTCATCGAAGGTGATGACGTCGACCTCGCCATGCTCCCGGTG
The genomic region above belongs to Pseudomonas poae and contains:
- the trxA gene encoding thioredoxin TrxA, which encodes MSSDLIKHVSDASFDADVLKASGPVLVDYWAEWCGPCKMIAPVLDEIAGTYAGKLTIAKLNIDENQETPAKHGVRGIPTLMLFKNGEVAATKVGALSKSQLAAFLDANI
- the rho gene encoding transcription termination factor Rho, translating into MNLTELKQKPITDLLQLAEEMGIENMARSRKQDVIFSLLKKHAKSGEEISGDGVLEILQDGFGFLRSADASYLAGPDDIYVSPSQIRRFNLRTGDTIVGKIRPPKEGERYFALLKVDTINFDRPENAKNKILFENLTPLFPTVRMKMEAGNGSTEDLTGRVIDLCAPIGKGQRGLIVAPPKAGKTIMLQNIAANIARNNPEVHLIVLLIDERPEEVTEMQRTVRGEVVASTFDEPPTRHVQVAEMVIEKAKRLVEHKKDVVILLDSITRLARAYNTVIPSSGKVLTGGVDAHALEKPKRFFGAARNIEEGGSLTIIATALVETGSKMDEVIYEEFKGTGNMELPLDRRIAEKRVFPAININRSGTRREELLTADDELQRMWILRKLLHPMDEVAAIEFLIDKLKTTKTNDEFFLSMKRK